The sequence GTTTCGGGGCGACTTTATCGAGGATAAGATTGGTCAACGAGCTCGTGCCCAGATGAAGGAGGGCGAGGTGAGTTATCACATATCTGAAAGATACTCAACCGCGAGTTAACGGCTGGCATTTCTAGTGGAACAAATGGGCCACTTGGCTTTACTATCCTGAAGACGGAAAGCAGCTTTGTCTGAGACATCTGCAAGGAAGAACGCGGGAGAGTGTAGCAGGTCAAGCGGACAAAGCGGCCATGTGGAAGCAAAAGAATGAACTGAGAGATGTGGAAAAGGAACCTTCTGTTGTAGAGGTGGACGTCGTCCAAGATTTCCCTTTGTTTTTAGAGCAAGATGAGCAAAACTCATGAGAGAACAACACAACGATTGATGACCCAAACTTAAACTCGTGTCCTCGACTCACCCTGAACGCTGTTGTTGAAAACAGATAGAACCTATCCCCAAAGCTAATTCAAACCGCTACCTTGCGTTTAGCCACGCTCCGAACACTCCCCTCCGCTTCCGAGGCAACACTAAAGCATCGGGCAAACCCCGAGTGCTCGCCTATCTAGCTTTCATCCACGACTGCAGATCCAGCGGGCATCGTTTCGCAAGCTGGACGGGTTGGTATCGGCGGAACCCCAGTCCCACTCATCCTTGATAAAATCGCCGTCATACAACCACGCCGGGTCAGGGAGGAAGTGCCAGTCCCAAGAGCGGAACTCGTCATGAGTGTTGGCGCAAGTGTTGAGGGATGTCTTGCGCGTCTGGAAGGTTGCGTGGTAAAAGAATCCCTGATAGATCTTGGCATGATTGCAATCCTGAGCGCCTTGGTCCAATAGGTCGCCGTCGTTGGTAGACGTCAGTATCTTACCCACAATGGCCATCGCAAGATCAAGAAACAATACGGGAAGTTAACTTACTTGTTCACAGTGTTCTGAATATCCCCCCAGGCGAAATAATCGCAGGCCCCAGGAAACCCAAGCAAAGTCCCAGCCCGAATCCACCCACCATTCCCATCACCATTCCAGATGATGATAGAGTTCTCCCAGTCATTCATATGCCCCGAATCCTTCTTGAAATAGATGCTATAAGCGACTCGCCACTCATTATCACTACACTTTCGAACAGTGTAGTAAATAGGGAACCCATTTTTGGGCGAGATGACGCCGTTCCACGGGCCGGGGTCAATGCATCCATCGTTCTGATTCCCGACGCATTCATCAGAATGATGGCTCTGGATTTGTTCGCCGTCGATTTCAGCAGCTTCTGGATAGCATGGTGCCCTGTCCCAGGAACGACCGAAGTGGTACATGGGAGCAGCTGCAATAGCAGCTTCATGGCCTCCATCTGTTTCGGAGCTTGATTGGAATCACCGGTCATGAGAGGTTTTTGCATTTGCTTACTTTCGAAAGCACTCTCGGGGATGGGGTCATTGGTAACGACAATAGCTGCAAGTAGGGCCAAAAAGCTCACAGGGGTTGCTCGAGGAGGAATCATAATGCAGTTATACTTGATTTGAGGCAGATATAGTGAGCTGATACTTTGAGATCTCTTAGGGACAGCGCAGGCTTTTGTATTTGTATGTAGCTGATGTGAGCTGAGGCTGTGGCCTTGGATCCACCTTCATCATAACATTTGCCATCCTGTATTGCCTTGCTAACTTGAGTTGTATCAAAAAGTTCAAAGCGGTCAAGGTTGCGTACCTGCATAGAGATGTACTGTATGAGGGTATCGGCCACGGCAAGGTCTTAGTAGGTACGCTTGAAAGGATTACGCCTTTTCTAGGCGAAGTCGAAGCATAAGCAAGCTCAATGCCCATTGATACTTGGAAACAGCAGATAAAGATGGCGTACTAGGAGGTTAACCGTCATAAGAGACTTACGTTCTCAGAAATAATCCTTTTAGCTCCTAAAACCACAGTGTGCCACTTGCTCATTGTCATCTTGATACCTGCAATGCAACAGCAAGGCGAGAATCTAGCCTTGATAAGGCTTTAACGGAAGTATCCATTGAGGTCCAGGGCTTGATCAATCATCGTGTTGCATAAATACATACACAATGAGCTTTTGTGCGGTGAGAGGCTGTGTGTGAGGAACTTTCTGTAAGCCACTAATATTATTGTCTCAGCATTGTTTTACAGGCTTCCTGCAGTTAAAGCCTGGCTGATCTAATCTCTTACCATGTACATCGCTCTTTTTGCAACACCTCAGCTCGGATTGCAAGAACGACTGACTTCCAACGGTTTGTGTTAGTCCTCTGCCGACACTCAACCGAGGAAGCTGAATGTCAGTTCCAACTCAGTAACCAGAACGCCAACCCGTAAATGCAATCCCTAAAGAGGTAGTTCACCGTCTATTAGCGGTGAGAAGATAGATGGCCCGGTTGGCGGATCTCACGATGCGTTGCGGTCCAACTGCCACAGAAGAGCTTGGCCAGATTCCGGTGAGACGCCTGTTCGACTATTGCTGTTTGGCCCTAGTAAGCCAGTATCACTTTCTTGTGCTTCATTCCGCGATGCATTCCTCCCTTTCTTCACCGGCTTCTCAAGCCGTTGCCGTCGACAACTGCCGTTTGCGTGCGGGGCTGGGTGCCTCAACCCCTCACAACACTAACAACCGCGGGTTATTGACACCCGTGGGTATCATCGAGactagattaaagaagtcaTTGACGGTTGCGCCAACGAGCAAATCACACTGGATATTTCATTaaaatttatcttaagatgAGAATCACTTCTTTTATATCCCTTGCCCTTCTGGCCATTGAGCCATGTTTTACTGCGGCCCAGCGTCTCGGTACTCCTTCCTACGAATTTTTATATACAGTCAACGCAACATTGGGTGAGCGTTGGCCAGTCGGAGACTACGGCCAGGGGAGTCGAGTTGTTATCCCCATCACCGGGGGTTCCTTCAATGGTCCTCGTCTGTCCGGGACTATCAACAACCTCGGTGCCGACTGGGGCCTCACGGATAGCAAGGGTGTCTTTTTCCCTGATACGAGATACAATCTGCGAACGCATGATGGGGCCGATATTTTTATCCAAACGGCTGGCCCAACGCAGCCAGATGGTCGCACTCTGCTGAGGGGAATATTTCAGACAGGGCACCCCGACTATGAGTGGTTAAACTATATCGTGGCCATCGGGGTGTTGCAACGTCCTACAGGCGACCATAAGGGCAAATATGTATTGATCGATATGTGGCAGGTAAGCTTACTTTGCGTGCAACCCTGTTGGTAGGACTGGCTGACAGTATACAGGTTGTTCTACCCTGTCAGGGTTCTGATTGCCAGGATCAGCCTCAGAGCGGCACAGTTGAGCAACCAATGGAACCTTGGACAATGCAAGGAGTTTAAGGGCACATCTACGCGATCTTGCTGGGACACTTGACTTGAGCGAGGGAGTGATACGTCAGAGGTGGTTTAGCCTTGAACCTTACATGGAAATGGATGTCGCGGCAGTAGAAGCACGAGGGATTGCGAGGTCCACGTTTAGGCTCATTCTGCCGATCACTTCCTAGAGTCTTGACCCCGGAATAAAACTCCTAGAAATAATTGTCGTTTATTCCTAATACTTGGCGAATAGTCAAGAGCGGGTAAAATACGAGGAGGTTATTCTTGTTGTGCACCCGTCAGACTAGGATTCGCATCCAACTGCCGACTCTACATGCCGCACGGGATTCAACTTGTAATTCCGGCGTGCAACTCCGGTTTCTGCCCATTTGCGGGTGGAGATCTTCTCCTCTATGGAGACGTCGGATAATATCCACAATTCCGCCATCGAAGTTCGGAGCATTTTACACCGTATGTCTTGTGTAGTGGCGTGAGGGGCTAACCTCCTCTTCTCACCATCATTTACCTTGATAGTAGGTTTACTCTTCTTTATGGGCGAAGAGTTGTTAAAGTCACCTTTGGTGCAATCTATACAGCCATGGTGTCTCAAATCGTCATgaatctctcctctcttcttttcccctCTTTGTTGCAGGGATCTCATGTGTTCTCTGAAACTGGTGTCGACTTTGCTACCCGGTGCGCCGATTTCGCGACGTCACTCCAACTACCAGACACCAAGGTGTGGTTCACCGAACATGTATCGCCTGGCACCAAAATCAGCTTTCCGGATAACCATGAAACCTGTCGGCGACCTGAGCAGGTAGTCGACGTTGAGCTATGCCGCGTCGCCATGTCGGTTGCCACATCTCCCATCTCGAATATCAGCTTTGAGGCTTGGCTTCCTTCCAACTGGACGGGCCGGTTTTTAAGCACCGGTAATGGGGGCATGTCTGGGTGCATCCAATATGAGGACATAGCCTACGGAGTAGGACTTGGTTTTGCAACTGTCGGTGCGAACAACGGTCTCAATGGTACATCGGCCCTTCCCATGTTTCACCACCCAGAGGTGGTAGAGGACTACGCCTATCGCTCCGTGCACACCGGCGTTGTCGTTGGAAAGCAGGTCACCAAGCAGTTTTATGGTCAAGGCCACACCAAGTCTTACTATCTGGGATGTTCCACCGGCGGGCGACAAGGATtcaaagaagcccaagattTTCCGGAGGATTTCGATGGCATCGTTGCTGGAGCTCCTGCGTTTGCTTTCGGGGGTCTCATGTCTCGTTCTGCGAGCTTTTGGGCTATCGATGGTCCTCCTGGTTCTCCCTCATATCTCAGCCTTGATGACTGGGACATGGTTCACAAGGATGTGCTCACGCAGTGCGATCGTTTGGATGGAGTTGAAGATGGTGTCATTGAGGACCCCAACCTTTGCCAATATCGCCCGGAATCTCTCATTTGCACCGAAGGGCAAACTGAAAAGTGCTTGACTTCGCATCAAGCTGAGGCTGTTCGACGCATCTTTTCTCCCTTGTTCGGTTCTGACGGAAACTTCATCTACCCAAGACTCCAGCCCGGAGGCACGCACGGTTTTCATTACGTCGTCAATGACAATCCCTTCCCCTACTCTACGGAATGGCTCAGATATGTCATCTACGAGAACGCAGACTGGGATCCCAGCACGACCAACACCAAAGACTACGAGGCAATGATTGAGAAGAACCCATATAATGTCCAGACGTGGAAGGGAGATCTCTCAGGGATTAGGAACCGTGGGGCCAAAATTCTTCACTACCATGGTCTTCAAGATGGCATGATCAGCAGCGAAATCTCGCAGATTTATTACGACTACGTCTCGCGGACAATGGGCCTCAGCAACACTGAGTTAGACAAGTTCTATAGGTTCTTCCGTATTAGCGGATGCGGACACTGCGCTTGGGGCGATGGAGCCTCGCATATCGGATCGAAGCTGATCAACCTCGGTGGGTTGGACCCTGAGAGCAACCTGCTTCTTGCTGTCGTGAGATGGGTCGAAGAGGGTATTCCGCCTGAGACCATCATGGGATATCGATACGTGGATGGAGAGCGAGAAAAGGGAGTTGATTACAAGAGGAGGCACTGCAGATATCCTTTCAGGAATGTCTGGGATCGTGTTGGTGATGCGAAGGATCCAGACAGTTGGAGTTGTCAACTGTAATGGATGAGGAGTGCATGCATTCTTAGCGTTCTCCTCCAGTCAgtggagagagagaagaagcaCATCTAGAGATAAAGAATCCCCTACTGCATCTGGGGGAAAGTCACCCATTTCTGGAAGGAAGGCTATCTAGGTACAACCTAGCATAAGCAAGATAGTCAATTGGATTTCCTGGAAATCATGGCGTATGGTTATCTTCGCCATATTCCTCACGTTGGAGACATGCAAAGACTCATCGGTAGGCAAGATCCAAGGACCCGTTGGTCAAGAACAATTCGAAGGTGTATAAACAGGTATATCCTTCTATATCAACAGCAAAACCGCAATATGTACATCATTACTCCGAAGGCACAGACCATCCATTAGACTCATTATACTCATCAGGTGTCGTAGTcccctcgaggacctcgtaTCTCCTCATCTAGAGGGCTACTTCAGTGTCCTTGCCTCCAATGATCCTGGCGATCCGGTCGCCAATCTCCTGGCCCTCAAAATAGGCGCCCTGGAGGTAACCGAAGAACTGCGCAGAATTGGCCTCGCCGGCAAACCAGAGACGGTCGACGTTGGCTCGCATGTTCTGGTGCTTCTCCAGGGTCATACCTGGGGGCCAGTTGCTGAAGGATCCAAATGCCCACCTGTTTTTGATTAGTTACTGCGGGACACTCAATGAGAGGATAACTCACTCTTCCCGACTCCATCTGGGGTACATGAAAGCCGTGGGCTTAGGGATCTCCGTACCAGGGAAAATGGTGTGAAGAACCTCCATGATCTCTTCCAACGTCTCCTCATCAGACTGCTGCTCGGCATGGTACGACTGCTCTCCCGTCACTGTTCCAAAGAGCACATTGGAACCTTCGACAAAGCCAGGGGCGTCCAGTGCTTGGAACAGAGGATAGTAGCCACGCTCCTTGGGATCGGCGTAGAGGAAGAACTCAGTATCCTTGGGCCAGAAAGACTCGTTGAACTGCATGAAGATCTTTGTGTAGGTACCCATCTGGAACTGTTGGATAGGCTCTTGCTTCCATCGGGGTAGCTCAGGCTCAAAGGTGATGACATCGTTCTGAAGAACTCCGACGGAGAAGGTGCAGATGGCGTAGTCGGCTTCAATGCAGTCACCGTCTTTGGTGATGATTTTGACACCATTTGTATCATAGGCGATCTTGTCGACGGTGGTGTTGAGCAGTAGTCTGGGATCGTTCTCCTTCAAGAACTCGTCCGCCTCTCCAAGGAGCCAGGCACTGAAGCCACGCTGATCGATGACAAGATTCGTCTCGTCACTGAAGTGGTCGAAAGTAGCGTTCTGCACAGCAATGGTGTACAAAAAGCCGCATTGCTCAGGAGGATACACCATCTCAAAGTCCCATCCCCACCACTCAGCAGCTTGCTTCTTCATGTCCCGACCAGGTCTCCAgccagcaaggccaagacctgCACGTGTCGACGTATCTTGGAGGTTGTTCTTCAGGATGAGACCAGCATCCGCCATGGcaatctcgagcttctcatcAAACTCGCCGATTTCTTCTGAGAAATTGGCAGGCCCATTTTCGTCATAGGTAAGGAGCTTGGTGTAGTTTGACTGGGTGTTCTTGATACCGTGCTTCTGAGCGAGACGCCAGATGGGGTTCTGGTTCCCCTTCTCAGACTCAAGACCTTCGACCCAGTTGGCACCGAGCTCAACCGTCAGTGGCTTGCCGTCGGGGCCTTCGCCAAAGGAGGTCTTCCTTAAGCGTCCACCGACGTAGTCGTTGTGCTCAACAATCAGGAAGTCATGGATGGAGGCGTTGGAGAGGGTTTGGGCAGCTGTGATTCCAGCCACACCGGCACCAAGGATAGCGACCTTGGTTTTCTTGCACGTGCCTCCCCGGGGGACGGCAACGGCTTGGCTTGTGCCTAGAAGGACTCCGCAGAAGACTGCGAGGAGTTGCGAGTAAGAGTGACGCATATTGAAGAAGGACCAAAGAAGTTGAGTCTCAAAGTGAGTTGGTGCTAGGCATGGAGAGGAAAGTCATGGTTGGTGCTTGCCAGCTGTTTAAATATCTCATCTCTTCGATGCTTTACAGTTGCCAGCCGACGAAATGAATTCCTGCTTGTCTTACCATGCCGCTGTCCTGCAGCTCGTGCCGCAGCGGGTCTCAGTTGAGCATCACTGGGCGCATCTCTGTACGACGCCCAATAGGGCATTTTGCGAAGATGTCTCACAAGCATGCACGATCGCCTGGTCTCGGATCCTCTTTGGGAATCCGATTGGCAGTGAAGTAGGGGTATCCAGGTACGAATATCTCAGCTGAGCAAAGGATTCGGTCACTGAGCTGAGGGATATATTGCTATGGATCACAACATCTCCGAGTCAAACGTGGCTGGCTGAGAGCTAAACCGCGCAAAGCACTGCTGCTTGCTCGGCCTCCCCGCATTTGAGATAACAGACTGTAGGATCAGAAAGTCGGTCAAGGATTTCCTGTAGTTATTTGATCAGCAGTCAGTCCCAATAGCATTAGATATTTTACATGAGGCACCAGCGGTTGAACCCTTGCCTAGGGAACAAACAGTCGGGGTATTTTCAGGATGAAGTTGAAATGAGAACCCCTTCACTCTTGTTGGCTTTCTTGACTCGGCCTGTTGACGGGGTAGTTGCCGGAATTTTGCAGATGTATTTATCAACCAGGATTTGTTGCTGCAGATGTGAGTACATCACTCCAGGCTACATGTCCCTCTAACTCCTGTTTCTCACTATTGTCAGCGCCAAGAACGCCATTACCATATATGCCGAAACAAGGCCATCACACAGTGTCACTCGCAGTTGGAGTCCTATTCCCCGTCCCGGCTTCATTGCCTATCTAGTGTGCACGTAAAACGGAGATTACCGTTGCAGGTCTTATTCAACAATCTTTAAAACCTGATCTATACCTCTTTAGAGAATTTTGGCTAAAACAGGCATCAGATTAATCTCGGACTTGTCTGGGAAGTGTGGCGGAGACAACACGCTAAAGCTGCCCTACCTTGCCAAGCAGACAAGCTGTCTTGTTCTTATTTCTCGCGGAATGTGACTGTAGGCAGTTGACACTAGCGATACATCCTTCAAAGTTCTAGACAGCCGCAGAACCAAGCGTTCAATCGTTGTGTTCGGTGCGGGATTCTCCCCATGCCTCAGGGCACTTCTTCCTGGAAAGACATCGATGAATGCCATAAGTGTCTGTTcgctttatacttataagtttGTGATTTCATACCAATTCATATGTCATCAAAAGTATTTCTGATTTGGTTCTCGTCTTCAAGGTGTTCAAATGCCGGTGCATAGTACTAACAACCGCATATAACCTGCAGTTCAGCCATCCAACCATTGTTGGGACATGTTGAGAAATACGCATAGTAAAGGCGTTCAAAGCTCAAACAGAATGATATCATACACTTGGTAGTGGACATAAGCATAAGTGGCACGGGCCGATGGACGCACTCTGTGGAGGTGTGGAGGTGGCTGAGCTTACAGTAGCCCCTTTATATGAAGACACGTATTCCGCTCCAAACTTGCCGATTATCAAGGATAATGTGTCCTGCTAGTTCATCTAGTAGTAGTAGTGTCCTAAGAGGGTCCAAGGGACATTTGACCTTCCGCttagcctccttggcctggctCACCCATTCACCTATTGCCAGACTAACACTATTCAGAGGTCAAATAAACGAGGCAGTGCAGCAAGCAATGTCAATTGCAAACTTTCATTCATTAATTTCGTTTCCCTTCTATATCATGGGAGAGTCTACTATATACATGTATAAGGTTCGCCTTTTTATACAACAGAGTTGTCACCGCAAGAAAAGGCGCCCCTGACCGAGCTCTTGTCATCCTCGAAAATAGCAATCAACTCAGAGATCGAAGACCACAAACCGCCAGCATTCATGAAAACGGACTGTACAATGAGAAGACCGTTGATAATGCTCAGAGTGATCTTCTTCCAGTCCTTGGTGAGGTTACCCCAGTTAAGGTGGAACCAGAAGATAGCGCTCAGACCAAAGGTGAACCAAGCAATCGTTGTCGCCGAGGAGATGGACAGGATGGAATCAAAGATGGGAATAGCGTTGGAAATCACCCACACGATGATCCAGTAAAGGGTCACGCAAGCCACCCAAATGCTCCAGGACTTGAAGCTCTTGTCGGTGACCTGGTCTGTGGCCTTGATAGCTCTCATAACCACAACGTACATGTACTTGATTCCGGTGTGTCCGAAGGCCATGGCCGTGGCAAAGACAGCAGGCAAGACAACACCGTAAGCAGCCATAGCAGGGATCTTTGGTGCGGAGCCGAGGGCTGGCGAGGTGGTATATTCTCCGGCCAGACAGTAGATGGCGATAGCCACAATGGTATAAAgagtgatggagaagacCTCGAGGCAAGCCAGGGCCATGGGAAAGTCCTTGCTTGGGTTCTTCATCTCAGCCATGTACGAGACGAAGCTGATATTACCGGCATAGGCGTAGCAGATCTTGAGACAGGCGTTAAGACCTTGACGGAAGGTAGGGTGGCCGATGATTTCGATTTCCTTTTCCCAGCCAGGAGGGGCCTGAGAGGGCTGTGCAACACCAAGACCAATCATGACGATAAGGGCAGCGGCCATGATACTGATGGTAGAGGGAATACCGGACTGCGACACAAACTGGACGGTACGGGGAAGGCAGAGAACCCAGCAAGCGACAACGGCAATACTGACGAAGCCGACTGTGCATATGGCGTGGTTGCTAAGAGTATTAAATGAGACGGAGAGGGTAACACTGGCGGAGGCGCAAGTCATCATGACCTTGATCATTAATCCAATACCTGCAATGATTTCAAGTGGCCTACCAGCAACGATACCGCACATGTCGACGACGTTGACGACATGGGGATAGCGCCGGTAGAACTGGAGCAACTCGAAAGCAGTGTAGGCAGAGAGAGAACCAAGaccgatgatggcgatgacaCCGGGAACGACACCGAGAACCTTGAGACAGCCTGGGAGAGACAGAACGCCGAGGCCGACCTGGTTGGTGACCAGGACGAAGACAGTGTCCCATCGACCGAGAGTTCGATAGTTCTTGCCGCCTTGGTTGAAGATGTTTTGTACCGGCTCGTCCGATTGTTCTTTGGTCTCCATGATGTCGCCGCCTTCGTTGACAGTGTTGATATCATCGGCGCCTTGGAGGGAGTACTGGCGTTGTCTCTCGGGAGCGGCCATCTCGCCTTGAGACTTGTCTTGTTTGTTGTCCGTGGAcattgtgtgtgtgtggagGTGTGTGGCAGGTAGATGGAGGATGCTGTGAGGCTCAATCGAGGGGAGGAGTATGATTCGCCTGAATGTACAAGGCGTCAGGGGAACCAGCCTCCCAACAAATGTATTTAAATACAAAGAGGGGAAGGAGTCGAGGGAGAAGTAGGTCAATCACGTTGAGGGGGATGTGACTTAGAGTTGGGAGGACCGCAGGAACTTTAAGCAGAGGAGGCGTCATCCAATATATACATGTGCCAAGACGTTCTGGATTTTGTCGAGAAGGTGACTAGACTCCGGATGAGACAATTAAAAAACTCCAGGAAAAACCCTTGACGCCGTCACCTGCTTAGAACAAGGACAGAGACGATTCTCCATCGTGGAGCCCCATGGGACACCGTCGCTTGGCACGGAGTCAGCTTGGGGAATGGAGACATCAAGAGCTTCTCTCACGTAAAAGTTAGCAAATATACAAAATCCATCAGGTCATGGAAAACGCTGACGGTAACGCTGACCCTCCGTATCCTTGCGAGGAAGGCGAGTGTCTCGTTCCGTTAGCGGCGCTGTGAAGGACGCTGGGTCGTCTGAGATGCATCCTTTTTACGTCACCCCTCAGCGATCTTTCCCCGAAAACCTCCTCTGTGAGATGAGGAGATTAATGGGGCTGCGGGTCAAAAAGGGCTCTCAATCTCGACCCCAGAGTCGCTGCGACAAGGTGTTGGGGAAGGATGGCATGGACGGGGTTGTTTGTTCTGTATGGAGTTGATCATCAAGTTTGCTTCGTCTATGTGAGACGTAGGAAATAGTAGTCATAGTCAATGCGATATCGCACGTCGTTGAAATCTCGGAGTTTGATCTTGATGCATCTGCGGGAAAGGCGCCCAGGACAAGGCCATACCAGGTCCAAGCTTATCCGAAGCCGTTCAAACTTTAGAGGCGAAAAGCAAGAGGTCGGAGGCGGCAGATATTTCGATTACGAAAAAATAGGTTGTTTTGACACATTTAAACAGAGTCCATGTGGATCCTCGGGAATAGGTGTTGGCTCCATCGCTTGTTGGTGAAGGGCGTGCCGTAGCACCTGGGCAACGACCAACCAGGGCATGTATTTTCTCAGGGGGAATACTCAAGCTTTCATTGGAGGACGGAGAGGACGGTTGACGTGACGGGAGAGCGGAGTGTACCGTTGCGGACATCGTCAAGGCGGTGAAAGGCGGTCTTTGTCAAGTCTGTGTCTAACAAAGTGATTCTTGATAAGGTGCTGTATAATCAGAGTTACTGCATTTATCCAGAAACCACGTGCTTCTGCAGGTCCTGTCTGTATCTCGCCATTTCGGCGGTTAGCAACCTCACCCACATGAAACGCCCCCCTCGAACCATGTGCAGCGTGTCATGCGTCTCAACGGAAGCCCAAGAACGAGGTTCGACTTCTAGAAAACGAGGCTGCCGGCCGTTCATGTCCGTCCAGCTTGGCCAGGCCATCCCAGTCCCGTCTGTTGGAGAATGGGGGGGATGATCTTGTGGGGGTGAAGAGTTGGGGAAACGAGGGGGAATGTATTTCACTCCCCCACCGGGAGAGACGGAGTGAACAACTTCCGATATTTTCCCTTGGCATGAGTAGCGGAAGGTAAAATCGTCTTGGCAGGGCAAGCATCTCCGTGCGGAGTTGAGGGGCAATATCTCCGAGGATACCGAAGAGCGAGGGTAAGTTGAGAATCAGTAGGGTGGAGATCA comes from Fusarium falciforme chromosome 11, complete sequence and encodes:
- a CDS encoding Aa-trans domain-containing protein yields the protein MSTDNKQDKSQGEMAAPERQRQYSLQGADDINTVNEGGDIMETKEQSDEPVQNIFNQGGKNYRTLGRWDTVFVLVTNQVGLGVLSLPGCLKVLGVVPGVIAIIGLGSLSAYTAFELLQFYRRYPHVVNVVDMCGIVAGRPLEIIAGIGLMIKVMMTCASASVTLSVSFNTLSNHAICTVGFVSIAVVACWVLCLPRTVQFVSQSGIPSTISIMAAALIVMIGLGVAQPSQAPPGWEKEIEIIGHPTFRQGLNACLKICYAYAGNISFVSYMAEMKNPSKDFPMALACLEVFSITLYTIVAIAIYCLAGEYTTSPALGSAPKIPAMAAYGVVLPAVFATAMAFGHTGIKYMYVVVMRAIKATDQVTDKSFKSWSIWVACVTLYWIIVWVISNAIPIFDSILSISSATTIAWFTFGLSAIFWFHLNWGNLTKDWKKITLSIINGLLIVQSVFMNAGGLWSSISELIAIFEDDKSSVRGAFSCGDNSVV
- a CDS encoding Amine oxidase; translated protein: MRHSYSQLLAVFCGVLLGTSQAVAVPRGGTCKKTKVAILGAGVAGITAAQTLSNASIHDFLIVEHNDYVGGRLRKTSFGEGPDGKPLTVELGANWVEGLESEKGNQNPIWRLAQKHGIKNTQSNYTKLLTYDENGPANFSEEIGEFDEKLEIAMADAGLILKNNLQDTSTRAGLGLAGWRPGRDMKKQAAEWWGWDFEMVYPPEQCGFLYTIAVQNATFDHFSDETNLVIDQRGFSAWLLGEADEFLKENDPRLLLNTTVDKIAYDTNGVKIITKDGDCIEADYAICTFSVGVLQNDVITFEPELPRWKQEPIQQFQMGTYTKIFMQFNESFWPKDTEFFLYADPKERGYYPLFQALDAPGFVEGSNVLFGTVTGEQSYHAEQQSDEETLEEIMEVLHTIFPGTEIPKPTAFMYPRWSREEWAFGSFSNWPPGMTLEKHQNMRANVDRLWFAGEANSAQFFGYLQGAYFEGQEIGDRIARIIGGKDTEVAL
- a CDS encoding Carboxylic ester hydrolase — protein: MVSQIVMNLSSLLFPSLLQGSHVFSETGVDFATRCADFATSLQLPDTKVWFTEHVSPGTKISFPDNHETCRRPEQVVDVELCRVAMSVATSPISNISFEAWLPSNWTGRFLSTGNGGMSGCIQYEDIAYGVGLGFATVGANNGLNGTSALPMFHHPEVVEDYAYRSVHTGVVVGKQVTKQFYGQGHTKSYYLGCSTGGRQGFKEAQDFPEDFDGIVAGAPAFAFGGLMSRSASFWAIDGPPGSPSYLSLDDWDMVHKDVLTQCDRLDGVEDGVIEDPNLCQYRPESLICTEGQTEKCLTSHQAEAVRRIFSPLFGSDGNFIYPRLQPGGTHGFHYVVNDNPFPYSTEWLRYVIYENADWDPSTTNTKDYEAMIEKNPYNVQTWKGDLSGIRNRGAKILHYHGLQDGMISSEISQIYYDYVSRTMGLSNTELDKFYRFFRISGCGHCAWGDGASHIGSKLINLGGLDPESNLLLAVVRWVEEGIPPETIMGYRYVDGEREKGVDYKRRHCRYPFRNVWDRVGDAKDPDSWSCQL